Within Halanaerobiales bacterium, the genomic segment TCAGTAATTGCTGGTAGACCTCGTTGAGTAAAATTACCATTCATTACACAGATAGCAGCATCTGAGTTTGTGATTTTTTTACTTTTTTCATAATGATAGAGATGTCCATAATGAAAAGGATTATATTCGGTGATAATGCCTGTAATTTTCAAAATTAACTTCACCTCACTTAAATGTCAAAAAAGTTTGATAAGTTTTTCTTTTATCATTTTAACAGGATAATTAGATTTAGTGTAGTATATATAATATGATACCAAATTTAAGTTAACTCAACAAGTAAGTACATAGATTTCTGGCAAATATTAACTATAGGAGGTTAATAAAATGGATATAATGAAAATATTTAAAAACAAAGCTAAGAATGACAAAAAAACTATTGTTTTACCTGAAGGATATGAACCTAGAGTTTATAAAGCTGCTGAGAAAATAGTAGAACAGGATCTGGCTGAATTATTTTTACTTGGAGATGAAGATGAAATTCTTAAAAAAGCAAAAAAAGATAATATAGATCTAACAGGAGTAAAAATAATTAATCCAGAACAATCCAGTTATTTAGATGAATTTGCTGAAACCTATTATGAATTAAGAAAACACAAAGATATAACTAGAAAAGAGGCAAAAGATCAAATAAAAGATCCTCTTTATTTTGGAGTTATGTTAGTATATACTGAAAAAGCTGATGGAATGGTTGCAGGATCTGTAAATGCTACTGGAAATGTTTTATCTCCTGCATTTAAAATTATAAAGACCAAACCTGGTATTTCAGTAGTATCTGGAGCATTTATTATGAATGTTCCAAATTGTTGTTATGGAAATGATGGAGTAATGATTTTCTCTGATTGTGCTGTTAATCCGAATCCTACTGCAGAACAATTATCAGAAATTGCTATTTCTTCTGCAGAAACTGCTAAAGAAATGTTGGGTATAGATCCGGCAGTTGCTATGCTTTCTTTTTCAACAAAGGGCAGTGCCTGTCATGAATTAGTTGATAAAGTAGTAAGAGCAACAGAAATAGCCAAAGAAAAATCTCCAGAAATCATGCTTGATGGAGAACTTCAGGCTGATGCCTCTTTAATTCCTGAAGTAGCTAAAACAAAATCTCCAGAAAGTAATGTGGCTGGAAAAGCAAATGTTCTTATATTCCCTGATTTACAATCTGGTAATATTGGCTATAAACTAGTACAAAGATTAGCAGGAGCAGAGGCTATAGGACCTATTTTACAGGGGATTGCTAAACCAGTTAATGACTTATCTCGTGGATGTTCTATAGAGGATGTTGTTAATGTTACAGCAATTACAGCTGTGCAAGCACAGGTACAGGAAAATTAAATTTTATAATATAAATAAAAAAGGAGTTGAAATTAAATGAAAATATTAGTTTTAAATAGTGGTAGTTCTTCAATTAAATATCAACTATTTAATATGGAAAATGAACATGTGTTAATGAAAGGTGTAGTTGAAAGAATAGGTATTGATGGTGCTTTTTTGGAATATGAAAATGAAGATGGTGAAGAATTTAAAGTAGAAAATGAAATACCAGATCATTCTAAAGGGATTGAACTGGTTATTGATAGTTTACTTGATGAAGAAAATGGTGTTCTTGATTCTATGGATGAAATTGCTGCTGTAGGTCACAGAGTTGTACATGGAGGAGAAAAATTTGCTCATTCAACATTAATTAGTGATGAAGTTGTGGATAAAATGGAAGAGGTATCAGAACTTGCCCCTTTACATAATCCACCTAATTTAGCTGGAATAAAGGTATGTAAGGAAATGATGCCAGAAACTCCTCAGGTAGGAGTATTTGATACTGCTTTTCATCAATCTATGCCTGAAGAAGCATATATGTATGCTATTCCTTATGAGTATTATGAAAAATATGGTGTTCGCCGTTATGGTTTCCATGGAACTTCACATAAGTTTGTTGCTAAAAAAGCCGCTGAGTTAATAGATAAAGATCCCAAAGATGTTAAAGTAATTACCTGTCATTTAGGTAATGGTGCCAGTGTAGCTGCTGTTGATGGTGGTGAATCTGTTGATACAAGTATGGGACTAACTCCTCTAGAAGGTTTAGTTATGGGAACAAGAAGTGGTGATATTGATCCAGCTATAATTCCATTTTTGATGAAAAAAGAAGGTTTAGAAGCTGATGAAGTTGATAATATTTTAAATAAAAAGAGTGGATTATTAGGTGTTTCTGGAGTAAGCAATGATTCTCGTGATGTTAAAGAAGCAGCTAAAAATGGAAATGAAAGAGCAGAATTAGCTCGTAAGTTATTTAATTATCGTGTTAAAAAATATATAGGTTCTTATGCAGCTGCTATGGGTGGTGTAGATGCAATTGTCTTTACTGCTGGTATTGGTGAAAATGCAAAAGATGTAAGAAAAGATGTTATGGAAGATATGGAATTTTTAGGTGTAGAAATAGATGAAAAAGCTAATGATGTTCGTGGTGAAACTAGAGAAATTTCTACAAAAGATTCTAAAGTTAAAGTATTTACTATTCCTACAAATGAAGAATTAGTAATCGCTAGAGATACTGAAGAAATAGTAAATAATTAGGAAGAATAAATACTTGACAACTGGGTATTGTTTTTTGTATAATTAAATGTGGTTGTCAGGGGGAATATATTTTGAGAATAGAACTAGCAAATTTTAGTTTAGATTTAAGTAATATGGATGAAATTGGAAGTATTAAAGAGATTAATGTTAATCTTGTTTTTCAAGATTTAAAATTCAGATCACAGGAAATAGGAGTGCCAGAACCCCTACATTTAGATGCCAAAATTTATAATACTGATAAGTCTTTTGTGCTTGAAGGTAACTTAGCTGGTAATATAATTTTGAGAT encodes:
- a CDS encoding acetate kinase, coding for MKILVLNSGSSSIKYQLFNMENEHVLMKGVVERIGIDGAFLEYENEDGEEFKVENEIPDHSKGIELVIDSLLDEENGVLDSMDEIAAVGHRVVHGGEKFAHSTLISDEVVDKMEEVSELAPLHNPPNLAGIKVCKEMMPETPQVGVFDTAFHQSMPEEAYMYAIPYEYYEKYGVRRYGFHGTSHKFVAKKAAELIDKDPKDVKVITCHLGNGASVAAVDGGESVDTSMGLTPLEGLVMGTRSGDIDPAIIPFLMKKEGLEADEVDNILNKKSGLLGVSGVSNDSRDVKEAAKNGNERAELARKLFNYRVKKYIGSYAAAMGGVDAIVFTAGIGENAKDVRKDVMEDMEFLGVEIDEKANDVRGETREISTKDSKVKVFTIPTNEELVIARDTEEIVNN
- the pta gene encoding phosphate acetyltransferase → MDIMKIFKNKAKNDKKTIVLPEGYEPRVYKAAEKIVEQDLAELFLLGDEDEILKKAKKDNIDLTGVKIINPEQSSYLDEFAETYYELRKHKDITRKEAKDQIKDPLYFGVMLVYTEKADGMVAGSVNATGNVLSPAFKIIKTKPGISVVSGAFIMNVPNCCYGNDGVMIFSDCAVNPNPTAEQLSEIAISSAETAKEMLGIDPAVAMLSFSTKGSACHELVDKVVRATEIAKEKSPEIMLDGELQADASLIPEVAKTKSPESNVAGKANVLIFPDLQSGNIGYKLVQRLAGAEAIGPILQGIAKPVNDLSRGCSIEDVVNVTAITAVQAQVQEN
- a CDS encoding nucleotidyltransferase family protein, which translates into the protein MKLILKITGIITEYNPFHYGHLYHYEKSKKITNSDAAICVMNGNFTQRGLPAIT